From a single Brassica rapa cultivar Chiifu-401-42 chromosome A01, CAAS_Brap_v3.01, whole genome shotgun sequence genomic region:
- the LOC103851468 gene encoding DNA ligase 1 isoform X1, translating into MSDSEKEIENQILEAGEKLVDPPSSLDELLPLLDKIFTCLVDVEQSPPASMQNALSPLMTALVDGKLVKHSDIDVKVAVAACISEITRITAPDAPYDDDKMREVFKLIVSSFENLDDDSSRSYSKRTSILETVAKVRSCVVMLDLECDSLLIEMFQNFLKAVRDHHTGNLFSSMENIMTLVLEESEEIPPKMLSPILHYVRKDDEVPQVSRSLAEQVLSKCASKLKNYLTEAVKSSGVSLDKYSKVVASICEGTFSALQQDQLVENEKEDSQGHLTKEAEVEQDKQEAEVISTPERTDPPKDESSKSGVSNGIAQQNDSSVDTESTKKLDDTNAKDEPEQLDNPSNTGLDNTSEEKPTVEHQTQEREPSSVKEVDSSKSSDVKEETEPEALLESKDVQSLPPDDSSVNAAASENDQETSVQAFPSKTSADETANVSSPSKAEDLVEEIRPKTTTKQKKKGSSTKEAKPSADETANVSSPSKAEDLVEQIQPKTTANQKKKESSTKEAKSSSDETANVSSPSKAEDLVEEIQPKTTANQKKKESSSKEAKPSADETATVSSPSNAEDLVEETRPKTTANQKKKESSGKEAKPSAASVTEEAPEETNTSEAKVTKKSGKKVASSSKAKSAVSPSKKSTSETKAAKQSEKKAVESDNVQESSKPKVEKKKTGRGKAMDDNSSGDSEKPAVSSGKSASKSKKEVKEPIEESPNTSSKRKRSLGKASDLQTPDGNIVGSRVRVWWPIDKAYYKGVVDSYDSAKKRHLVIYDDGDQEILNLKKQKWHFLDESETEQGEEAADQTGHEEEEPQSKKAKTGKQSKIGASGKKGGGAGSSKSKATPASKSGKKSQDDKPKDSKAAKGKAKSTPASKTKDSDVESESEETPKAPEPATKGKSVSSGKSQASQSKSGKKRKR; encoded by the exons ATGTCGGATTCTGAGAAAGAGATCGAGAATCAGATTCTGGAAGCAGGGGAAAAGCTTGTTGATCCACCTTCTTCACTCGATGagcttcttcctctccttgac AAAATCTTCACTTGCTTAGTAGATGTTGAGCAGTCACCTCCTGCCTCAATGCAGAATGCGCTCTCTCCATTGATGACAGCATTAGTCGATGGGAAACTCGTCAAGCATTCTGATATCGATGTGAAAGTTGCAGTCGCTGCCTGCATCAGTGAGATTACTAGAATAACTGCTCCGGATGCTCCTTATGATGATGATAAGATGAGG GAAGTATTTAAGCTAATCGTATCATCATTTGAAAATTTAGACGACGACTCTAGTCGCTCCTATTCCAAAAGGACCTCGATCCTTGAAACTGTGGCCAAGGTCAGATCGTGCGTTGTGATGTTGGATCTTGAATGTGATTCACTTCTTATCGAGATGTTCCAAAACTTCTTGAAGGCCGTTAG GGACCATCATACAGGGAACTTATTTTCTTCTATGGAGAACATTATGACACTTGTTTTAGAAGAAAGCGAGGAGATACCTCCAAAGATGCTTTCACCAATTCTGCATTATGTTAGAAAGGATGATGAG GTTCCCCAAGTATCACGGAGTTTAGCAGAACAAGTTCTCAGTAAATGTGCTAGCAAGCTCAAAAATTATCTGACTGAAGCAGTGAAATCGTCGGGTGTCTCTTTAGATAAGTATAGTAAGGTAGTGGCTTCGATATGTGAAGGGACATTCAGTGCTTTGCAGCAGGACCAACTTGTTGAGAATGAGAAAGAG GATAGTCAAGGTCATTTAACAAAGGAAGCAGAAGTAGAG cAGGATAAACAGGAGGCAGAAGTAATTTCTACACCCGAGCGAACTGATCCACCTAAGGACGAATCAAGTAAGTCAGGAGTCAGCAATGGCATTGCGCAGCAAAATGATTCTTCTGTTGATACTGAGTCTACAAAGAAGCTAGATGATACGAATGCTAAAGATGAGCCTGAACAACTTGATAATCCTAGCAACACTGGCTTGGATAATACATCTGAAGAGAAACCAACTGTTGAACATCAAACTCAGGAAAGAGAACCTAGTTCTGTCAAAGAGGTGGATTCATCAAAAAGTTCAGATGTCAAGGAGGAGACTGAACCTGAAGCACTCTTGGAAAGCAAGGATGTGCAAAGTTTGCCTCCTGATGATTCATCTGTTAACGCTGCTGCTTCTGAAAATGATCAGGAAACAAGTGTGCAGGCTTTTCCATCGAAGACATCAGCTGATGAAACTGCCAATGTCAGTTCTCCATCTAAGGCTGAAGATCTTGTTGAGGAAATCCGGCCGAAGACGACTACAAAGCAGAAGAAAAAGGGGAGCTCGACGAAGGAGGCCAAGCCATCAGCTGATGAAACTGCCAATGTCAGTTCTCCATCTAAGGCTGAAGATCTCGTTGAGCAAATCCAGCCTAAGACGACTGCAAACCAGAAGAAAAAGGAGAGCTCGACGAAGGAGGCCAAGTCATCATCTGATGAAACTGCCAATGTCAGTTCTCCATCTAAGGCTGAAGATCTCGTTGAGGAAATCCAGCCTAAGACAACTGCAAACCAGAAGAAAAAGGAGAGCTCGTCGAAGGAGGCCAAGCCATCAGCTGATGAAACTGCCACTGTCAGTTCTCCATCTAATGCTGAAGATCTTGTTGAGGAAACCCGGCCTAAGACGACCGCAAACCAGAAGAAAAAGGAGAGCTCGGGGAAGGAGGCCAAGCCATCTGCTGCTAGTGTTACCGAAGAAGCTCCCGAAGAAACAAACACTTCTGAAGCTAAAGTGACAAAAAAGTCCGGAAAAAAGGTTGCCTCATCAAGTAAAGCCAAGTCTGCTGTTTCTCCTTCAAAGAAAAGCACCTCTGAGACAAAAGCTGCAAAGCAGTCAGAGAAGAAGGCAGTTGAGAGTGATAATGTACAAGAATCCTCAAAGCCAAAagtggaaaagaaaaaaacaggaCGTGGGAAAGCCATGGATGATAATTCTTCAGGTGATAGTGAAAAA CCGGCTGTTTCCTCTGGAAAGTCAGCCTCAAAGTCAAAGAAAGAAGTGAAGGAACCGATAGAAGAGAGTCCTAATACAAGCTCAAAGAGAAAACGAAGTCTGGGCAAA GCATCTGATCTCCAAACCCCTGACGGAAATATAGTTGGGTCGAGGGTCAGGGTCTGGTGGCCTATTGATAAAGC GTATTATAAAGGTGTGGTCGATTCATATGATTCTGCTAAGAAGAGACATCTG GTTATCTATGATGATGGAGATCAAGAAATCTTGAATCTTAAGAAACAGAAGTGGCATTTTCTGGATGAATCAGAAACAGAG CAGGGTGAAGAAGCTGCTGATCAGACAGGTCATGAGGAAGAAGA GCCCCAGAGTAAGAAAGCTAAGACAGGCAAGCAATCAAAGATTGGAGCATCAGGGAAAAA GGGTGGTGGGGCTGGTTCAAGCAAGTCTAAAGCTACTCCTGCTTCCAAGTCCGGCAAGAAGTCCCAGGATGACAAACCAAAGGATTCAAAGGCGGCTAAAGGCAAAGCAAAATCTACACCTGCTTCTAAGACCAAGGACAGCGATGTGGAGTCAGAATCGGAAGAGACGCCGAAGGCACCAGAACCAGCAACCAAGGGGAAATCAGTCAGTTCAGGCAAGTCGCAGGCAAGTCAGTCCAAGTCCGGTAAGAAGAGGAAGCGATGA
- the LOC103851468 gene encoding DNA ligase 1 isoform X2, whose amino-acid sequence MSDSEKEIENQILEAGEKLVDPPSSLDELLPLLDKIFTCLVDVEQSPPASMQNALSPLMTALVDGKLVKHSDIDVKVAVAACISEITRITAPDAPYDDDKMREVFKLIVSSFENLDDDSSRSYSKRTSILETVAKVRSCVVMLDLECDSLLIEMFQNFLKAVRDHHTGNLFSSMENIMTLVLEESEEIPPKMLSPILHYVRKDDEVPQVSRSLAEQVLSKCASKLKNYLTEAVKSSGVSLDKYSKVVASICEGTFSALQQDQLVENEKEDSQGHLTKEAEVEQDKQEAEVISTPERTDPPKDESSKSGVSNGIAQQNDSSVDTESTKKLDDTNAKDEPEQLDNPSNTGLDNTSEEKPTVEHQTQEREPSSVKEVDSSKSSDVKEETEPEALLESKDVQSLPPDDSSVNAAASENDQETSVQAFPSKTSADETANVSSPSKAEDLVEEIRPKTTTKQKKKGSSTKEAKPSADETANVSSPSKAEDLVEQIQPKTTANQKKKESSTKEAKSSSDETANVSSPSKAEDLVEEIQPKTTANQKKKESSSKEAKPSADETATVSSPSNAEDLVEETRPKTTANQKKKESSGKEAKPSAASVTEEAPEETNTSEAKVTKKSGKKVASSSKAKSAVSPSKKSTSETKAAKQSEKKAVESDNVQESSKPKVEKKKTGRGKAMDDNSSGDSEKPAVSSGKSASKSKKEVKEPIEESPNTSSKRKRSLGKASDLQTPDGNIVGSRVRVWWPIDKAYYKGVVDSYDSAKKRHLVIYDDGDQEILNLKKQKWHFLDESETEGEEAADQTGHEEEEPQSKKAKTGKQSKIGASGKKGGGAGSSKSKATPASKSGKKSQDDKPKDSKAAKGKAKSTPASKTKDSDVESESEETPKAPEPATKGKSVSSGKSQASQSKSGKKRKR is encoded by the exons ATGTCGGATTCTGAGAAAGAGATCGAGAATCAGATTCTGGAAGCAGGGGAAAAGCTTGTTGATCCACCTTCTTCACTCGATGagcttcttcctctccttgac AAAATCTTCACTTGCTTAGTAGATGTTGAGCAGTCACCTCCTGCCTCAATGCAGAATGCGCTCTCTCCATTGATGACAGCATTAGTCGATGGGAAACTCGTCAAGCATTCTGATATCGATGTGAAAGTTGCAGTCGCTGCCTGCATCAGTGAGATTACTAGAATAACTGCTCCGGATGCTCCTTATGATGATGATAAGATGAGG GAAGTATTTAAGCTAATCGTATCATCATTTGAAAATTTAGACGACGACTCTAGTCGCTCCTATTCCAAAAGGACCTCGATCCTTGAAACTGTGGCCAAGGTCAGATCGTGCGTTGTGATGTTGGATCTTGAATGTGATTCACTTCTTATCGAGATGTTCCAAAACTTCTTGAAGGCCGTTAG GGACCATCATACAGGGAACTTATTTTCTTCTATGGAGAACATTATGACACTTGTTTTAGAAGAAAGCGAGGAGATACCTCCAAAGATGCTTTCACCAATTCTGCATTATGTTAGAAAGGATGATGAG GTTCCCCAAGTATCACGGAGTTTAGCAGAACAAGTTCTCAGTAAATGTGCTAGCAAGCTCAAAAATTATCTGACTGAAGCAGTGAAATCGTCGGGTGTCTCTTTAGATAAGTATAGTAAGGTAGTGGCTTCGATATGTGAAGGGACATTCAGTGCTTTGCAGCAGGACCAACTTGTTGAGAATGAGAAAGAG GATAGTCAAGGTCATTTAACAAAGGAAGCAGAAGTAGAG cAGGATAAACAGGAGGCAGAAGTAATTTCTACACCCGAGCGAACTGATCCACCTAAGGACGAATCAAGTAAGTCAGGAGTCAGCAATGGCATTGCGCAGCAAAATGATTCTTCTGTTGATACTGAGTCTACAAAGAAGCTAGATGATACGAATGCTAAAGATGAGCCTGAACAACTTGATAATCCTAGCAACACTGGCTTGGATAATACATCTGAAGAGAAACCAACTGTTGAACATCAAACTCAGGAAAGAGAACCTAGTTCTGTCAAAGAGGTGGATTCATCAAAAAGTTCAGATGTCAAGGAGGAGACTGAACCTGAAGCACTCTTGGAAAGCAAGGATGTGCAAAGTTTGCCTCCTGATGATTCATCTGTTAACGCTGCTGCTTCTGAAAATGATCAGGAAACAAGTGTGCAGGCTTTTCCATCGAAGACATCAGCTGATGAAACTGCCAATGTCAGTTCTCCATCTAAGGCTGAAGATCTTGTTGAGGAAATCCGGCCGAAGACGACTACAAAGCAGAAGAAAAAGGGGAGCTCGACGAAGGAGGCCAAGCCATCAGCTGATGAAACTGCCAATGTCAGTTCTCCATCTAAGGCTGAAGATCTCGTTGAGCAAATCCAGCCTAAGACGACTGCAAACCAGAAGAAAAAGGAGAGCTCGACGAAGGAGGCCAAGTCATCATCTGATGAAACTGCCAATGTCAGTTCTCCATCTAAGGCTGAAGATCTCGTTGAGGAAATCCAGCCTAAGACAACTGCAAACCAGAAGAAAAAGGAGAGCTCGTCGAAGGAGGCCAAGCCATCAGCTGATGAAACTGCCACTGTCAGTTCTCCATCTAATGCTGAAGATCTTGTTGAGGAAACCCGGCCTAAGACGACCGCAAACCAGAAGAAAAAGGAGAGCTCGGGGAAGGAGGCCAAGCCATCTGCTGCTAGTGTTACCGAAGAAGCTCCCGAAGAAACAAACACTTCTGAAGCTAAAGTGACAAAAAAGTCCGGAAAAAAGGTTGCCTCATCAAGTAAAGCCAAGTCTGCTGTTTCTCCTTCAAAGAAAAGCACCTCTGAGACAAAAGCTGCAAAGCAGTCAGAGAAGAAGGCAGTTGAGAGTGATAATGTACAAGAATCCTCAAAGCCAAAagtggaaaagaaaaaaacaggaCGTGGGAAAGCCATGGATGATAATTCTTCAGGTGATAGTGAAAAA CCGGCTGTTTCCTCTGGAAAGTCAGCCTCAAAGTCAAAGAAAGAAGTGAAGGAACCGATAGAAGAGAGTCCTAATACAAGCTCAAAGAGAAAACGAAGTCTGGGCAAA GCATCTGATCTCCAAACCCCTGACGGAAATATAGTTGGGTCGAGGGTCAGGGTCTGGTGGCCTATTGATAAAGC GTATTATAAAGGTGTGGTCGATTCATATGATTCTGCTAAGAAGAGACATCTG GTTATCTATGATGATGGAGATCAAGAAATCTTGAATCTTAAGAAACAGAAGTGGCATTTTCTGGATGAATCAGAAACAGAG GGTGAAGAAGCTGCTGATCAGACAGGTCATGAGGAAGAAGA GCCCCAGAGTAAGAAAGCTAAGACAGGCAAGCAATCAAAGATTGGAGCATCAGGGAAAAA GGGTGGTGGGGCTGGTTCAAGCAAGTCTAAAGCTACTCCTGCTTCCAAGTCCGGCAAGAAGTCCCAGGATGACAAACCAAAGGATTCAAAGGCGGCTAAAGGCAAAGCAAAATCTACACCTGCTTCTAAGACCAAGGACAGCGATGTGGAGTCAGAATCGGAAGAGACGCCGAAGGCACCAGAACCAGCAACCAAGGGGAAATCAGTCAGTTCAGGCAAGTCGCAGGCAAGTCAGTCCAAGTCCGGTAAGAAGAGGAAGCGATGA
- the LOC103851468 gene encoding DNA ligase 1 isoform X3, with the protein MSDSEKEIENQILEAGEKLVDPPSSLDELLPLLDKIFTCLVDVEQSPPASMQNALSPLMTALVDGKLVKHSDIDVKVAVAACISEITRITAPDAPYDDDKMREVFKLIVSSFENLDDDSSRSYSKRTSILETVAKVRSCVVMLDLECDSLLIEMFQNFLKAVRDHHTGNLFSSMENIMTLVLEESEEIPPKMLSPILHYVRKDDEVPQVSRSLAEQVLSKCASKLKNYLTEAVKSSGVSLDKYSKVVASICEGTFSALQQDQLVENEKEDSQGHLTKEAEVEDKQEAEVISTPERTDPPKDESSKSGVSNGIAQQNDSSVDTESTKKLDDTNAKDEPEQLDNPSNTGLDNTSEEKPTVEHQTQEREPSSVKEVDSSKSSDVKEETEPEALLESKDVQSLPPDDSSVNAAASENDQETSVQAFPSKTSADETANVSSPSKAEDLVEEIRPKTTTKQKKKGSSTKEAKPSADETANVSSPSKAEDLVEQIQPKTTANQKKKESSTKEAKSSSDETANVSSPSKAEDLVEEIQPKTTANQKKKESSSKEAKPSADETATVSSPSNAEDLVEETRPKTTANQKKKESSGKEAKPSAASVTEEAPEETNTSEAKVTKKSGKKVASSSKAKSAVSPSKKSTSETKAAKQSEKKAVESDNVQESSKPKVEKKKTGRGKAMDDNSSGDSEKPAVSSGKSASKSKKEVKEPIEESPNTSSKRKRSLGKASDLQTPDGNIVGSRVRVWWPIDKAYYKGVVDSYDSAKKRHLVIYDDGDQEILNLKKQKWHFLDESETEQGEEAADQTGHEEEEPQSKKAKTGKQSKIGASGKKGGGAGSSKSKATPASKSGKKSQDDKPKDSKAAKGKAKSTPASKTKDSDVESESEETPKAPEPATKGKSVSSGKSQASQSKSGKKRKR; encoded by the exons ATGTCGGATTCTGAGAAAGAGATCGAGAATCAGATTCTGGAAGCAGGGGAAAAGCTTGTTGATCCACCTTCTTCACTCGATGagcttcttcctctccttgac AAAATCTTCACTTGCTTAGTAGATGTTGAGCAGTCACCTCCTGCCTCAATGCAGAATGCGCTCTCTCCATTGATGACAGCATTAGTCGATGGGAAACTCGTCAAGCATTCTGATATCGATGTGAAAGTTGCAGTCGCTGCCTGCATCAGTGAGATTACTAGAATAACTGCTCCGGATGCTCCTTATGATGATGATAAGATGAGG GAAGTATTTAAGCTAATCGTATCATCATTTGAAAATTTAGACGACGACTCTAGTCGCTCCTATTCCAAAAGGACCTCGATCCTTGAAACTGTGGCCAAGGTCAGATCGTGCGTTGTGATGTTGGATCTTGAATGTGATTCACTTCTTATCGAGATGTTCCAAAACTTCTTGAAGGCCGTTAG GGACCATCATACAGGGAACTTATTTTCTTCTATGGAGAACATTATGACACTTGTTTTAGAAGAAAGCGAGGAGATACCTCCAAAGATGCTTTCACCAATTCTGCATTATGTTAGAAAGGATGATGAG GTTCCCCAAGTATCACGGAGTTTAGCAGAACAAGTTCTCAGTAAATGTGCTAGCAAGCTCAAAAATTATCTGACTGAAGCAGTGAAATCGTCGGGTGTCTCTTTAGATAAGTATAGTAAGGTAGTGGCTTCGATATGTGAAGGGACATTCAGTGCTTTGCAGCAGGACCAACTTGTTGAGAATGAGAAAGAG GATAGTCAAGGTCATTTAACAAAGGAAGCAGAAGTAGAG GATAAACAGGAGGCAGAAGTAATTTCTACACCCGAGCGAACTGATCCACCTAAGGACGAATCAAGTAAGTCAGGAGTCAGCAATGGCATTGCGCAGCAAAATGATTCTTCTGTTGATACTGAGTCTACAAAGAAGCTAGATGATACGAATGCTAAAGATGAGCCTGAACAACTTGATAATCCTAGCAACACTGGCTTGGATAATACATCTGAAGAGAAACCAACTGTTGAACATCAAACTCAGGAAAGAGAACCTAGTTCTGTCAAAGAGGTGGATTCATCAAAAAGTTCAGATGTCAAGGAGGAGACTGAACCTGAAGCACTCTTGGAAAGCAAGGATGTGCAAAGTTTGCCTCCTGATGATTCATCTGTTAACGCTGCTGCTTCTGAAAATGATCAGGAAACAAGTGTGCAGGCTTTTCCATCGAAGACATCAGCTGATGAAACTGCCAATGTCAGTTCTCCATCTAAGGCTGAAGATCTTGTTGAGGAAATCCGGCCGAAGACGACTACAAAGCAGAAGAAAAAGGGGAGCTCGACGAAGGAGGCCAAGCCATCAGCTGATGAAACTGCCAATGTCAGTTCTCCATCTAAGGCTGAAGATCTCGTTGAGCAAATCCAGCCTAAGACGACTGCAAACCAGAAGAAAAAGGAGAGCTCGACGAAGGAGGCCAAGTCATCATCTGATGAAACTGCCAATGTCAGTTCTCCATCTAAGGCTGAAGATCTCGTTGAGGAAATCCAGCCTAAGACAACTGCAAACCAGAAGAAAAAGGAGAGCTCGTCGAAGGAGGCCAAGCCATCAGCTGATGAAACTGCCACTGTCAGTTCTCCATCTAATGCTGAAGATCTTGTTGAGGAAACCCGGCCTAAGACGACCGCAAACCAGAAGAAAAAGGAGAGCTCGGGGAAGGAGGCCAAGCCATCTGCTGCTAGTGTTACCGAAGAAGCTCCCGAAGAAACAAACACTTCTGAAGCTAAAGTGACAAAAAAGTCCGGAAAAAAGGTTGCCTCATCAAGTAAAGCCAAGTCTGCTGTTTCTCCTTCAAAGAAAAGCACCTCTGAGACAAAAGCTGCAAAGCAGTCAGAGAAGAAGGCAGTTGAGAGTGATAATGTACAAGAATCCTCAAAGCCAAAagtggaaaagaaaaaaacaggaCGTGGGAAAGCCATGGATGATAATTCTTCAGGTGATAGTGAAAAA CCGGCTGTTTCCTCTGGAAAGTCAGCCTCAAAGTCAAAGAAAGAAGTGAAGGAACCGATAGAAGAGAGTCCTAATACAAGCTCAAAGAGAAAACGAAGTCTGGGCAAA GCATCTGATCTCCAAACCCCTGACGGAAATATAGTTGGGTCGAGGGTCAGGGTCTGGTGGCCTATTGATAAAGC GTATTATAAAGGTGTGGTCGATTCATATGATTCTGCTAAGAAGAGACATCTG GTTATCTATGATGATGGAGATCAAGAAATCTTGAATCTTAAGAAACAGAAGTGGCATTTTCTGGATGAATCAGAAACAGAG CAGGGTGAAGAAGCTGCTGATCAGACAGGTCATGAGGAAGAAGA GCCCCAGAGTAAGAAAGCTAAGACAGGCAAGCAATCAAAGATTGGAGCATCAGGGAAAAA GGGTGGTGGGGCTGGTTCAAGCAAGTCTAAAGCTACTCCTGCTTCCAAGTCCGGCAAGAAGTCCCAGGATGACAAACCAAAGGATTCAAAGGCGGCTAAAGGCAAAGCAAAATCTACACCTGCTTCTAAGACCAAGGACAGCGATGTGGAGTCAGAATCGGAAGAGACGCCGAAGGCACCAGAACCAGCAACCAAGGGGAAATCAGTCAGTTCAGGCAAGTCGCAGGCAAGTCAGTCCAAGTCCGGTAAGAAGAGGAAGCGATGA